The window GCAAGCGACCGGCGCAATATCGAGGCAAAGCTCCGCTCCCGCAACAACGCCGCGGACCTTATTAGGCCGCGGCGCGATTGTTCCCAAAGAAATGGACGCGGCGCGCATGGCGATCCGCGTGCGTCGCCTAGTTCTTCTTCACCAGGCGGTAGAAGACGAAGTCGGACGTGGCGCCGTTGACGTAGCCCGCGACATTGTTGTTCATCGCCACCTGGGTCGCCGCCTGGAACATGATCACGATCGGCGACTTCTCCTGCACCTTTTTCTGCAGGTCGACATACATCGCGTTGCGCTTGGCGGGATCCGCCTCCGCCTTCGCCGCCTTGGTGGCCGCGTTGAGCTCTGCCGGAACGGCCCAGGAATTCCGCCAGGTCGTCGTCGACTGGTAGTGATCGTCGGAGTTGTCCTCGTTGAAGGCGAAGGCAGCAGCGTTGGAATCCGGATCCATGAAATCCGGGCCCCAATAGAGCAGCATCGCTTCATGGGTGCGGGCCCGATACTTGGTGATCACCTGGCTGCCGGTTCCCGGAATGATCTCGAAACTGATGCCGGCTTCAGCGAACGAAGCCTGCAGCGACTGCGCCATGTCGGTGAAGGGCGTCGAGTTGATGACATCGAGCGTCACCTTGATCGGCGTCTTGATACCGGCGTCGGCGAGGATCTTCTTCGCCTTTTCAACGTCATAGCCGTAGGGCGTCTCGTCGAGCGAGCCCGGGAAGCCTTTCGGCCAGAAGGCCTGGTGCACTTGCATCTGCCCCTTGAGGAAGCTGTCGGTCATGCCCTTGTAGTCGACGAGATAGCGGGCGGCTTCCCAGACGGCTTCCGGCTGCAGGGCAGTGGTCTTCAGGTTGAAGGAGAGGAAGTGAACGGCCGCCTGCGGATAGGATTCGACCTTCATGTTTTCCTTGCCGGTGATGCCGGCGACCTGATCGGGCGTCAGGTTCTTCGCCATGTCGACGTCGCCGGTCTCGAGCAGGAGCTGCTGGGTCGCCGCTTCTGCCACATGGCGGATAATCACGCCTTTGATCGCCGGAGCGCCGCCGAAATAGTTCGGATTGCTCTGGAGGTTCAGGAGTTCGCCGGCGCGGAAGGCGCGCAGGACGAAGGGTCCGGTTCCGGCGGAGTTGGCCTTGAGCCAGGCATTGCCGAAATCACCGTTCTGCTCGTTCGCCTTGACCGTCTCGGCATCGACGACGGATGCCGGGCGGGCGGCGAGCACGTTGAGCACGAAGGCGGACGAGAAGTCACCCTCATACTTGACGACAACCTTGTTGCCGTCGGCGGTCACCATCTTCTCGATGTTTTCCGGCGTCCAGCCGAGTTGCGTCAGGATGAAGGCAGGTGCCTTGTTGAGGGCCACGACGCGCTTGAACGAGTAGACCACATCCTCTGCACGCAGCGGATTACCGGACGAGAAGGTCACGCCGTCACGCAGGGTGAAGGTGATCGTCTTGGTGGCGTCATCCGCTGTCCACTCGCTGGCGAGGCCGGGCGCGAGCTTCTGAACGTCGGGCGCGTCATACTGCACCAGCCGGTCATAGGTCTGCGTGACATATTCGCCCGACGAGAACTCATAGGCCTCAGCCGGATCGATGCTGACGATGTCGTCGATGTTCTGGGCGACGACCAGCACATCCGCCGGCGTTTCCGCGAATGCTGCCGGCGAAACGCTGAGCGCCAGTGATGC of the Sinorhizobium chiapasense genome contains:
- a CDS encoding ABC transporter substrate-binding protein → MKIFKAAVFAASLALSVSPAAFAETPADVLVVAQNIDDIVSIDPAEAYEFSSGEYVTQTYDRLVQYDAPDVQKLAPGLASEWTADDATKTITFTLRDGVTFSSGNPLRAEDVVYSFKRVVALNKAPAFILTQLGWTPENIEKMVTADGNKVVVKYEGDFSSAFVLNVLAARPASVVDAETVKANEQNGDFGNAWLKANSAGTGPFVLRAFRAGELLNLQSNPNYFGGAPAIKGVIIRHVAEAATQQLLLETGDVDMAKNLTPDQVAGITGKENMKVESYPQAAVHFLSFNLKTTALQPEAVWEAARYLVDYKGMTDSFLKGQMQVHQAFWPKGFPGSLDETPYGYDVEKAKKILADAGIKTPIKVTLDVINSTPFTDMAQSLQASFAEAGISFEIIPGTGSQVITKYRARTHEAMLLYWGPDFMDPDSNAAAFAFNEDNSDDHYQSTTTWRNSWAVPAELNAATKAAKAEADPAKRNAMYVDLQKKVQEKSPIVIMFQAATQVAMNNNVAGYVNGATSDFVFYRLVKKN